The DNA window GAGGATCTCCCCGGCACGTTGGAGAGCCTCAACAGGGTCCCCGGCCGGGATCATCCCCATGATTTTGACCAGGTCCGGCGGAAGCTCGCTGATGAGCACTGTCGGGACCGCCTTGACGCGCAGCCACGTGGAAAATGCCGTCTGCCCGTTGATCTGATATCTTCTTTCCAGCTCGTCGAGCCACTGCTCCTCGGTTCGGCACCTTTCAAACCACCGTATGAAATCAGGGTTTCCGGTACCTTCAGGACATCGAGCCGCGAGGATCACCACCCCGTCGGCAGCCACTGTCCGGTGGGCCGAATAAAGACCTTTGTGGGCCTGGACGAAATTGACGTCCCTGGGGTGCCCTCCCGCGCTGGCGATAACCAGCCTGGAAGGTTCCTTGATCTCCTTGCGATAGAAAATGTCGTGGCGGCGACAGGCGTCAAGATGGGCCTGTATCAGTTCACCCGCGGCGGCGCCGATAATACTCCCCCCCGGTTCAGTCACTGTGTTGAGGATGAAAATTGGCGGCGCCATCAGGCACGCTTCGAGCATGGCCCCGTGTACCGGATTTCCCTCCAGGATCCCCGGACCGAGCTCTCCTTGCAGCTTTCCCCGGCGATAATCCACGACCATGCGGTGGTGGGCTTCGCAGGACTTCCGGGAAGCCACCCCGGGCAAAAGCGATTTCCTTCCGCCGCCGTAACCGGCGAAATAGTGGTACGTGACGGAACCTGTCAGAACCACGCGGTCAGCTTCGGCCACGGTACGGTTGAGCTCCACAGGAAGACCCCTCACCGTGTTCCCCATGTGGAGATTGGAGCCGTGTTTATCCGCCTCGTGGTTGACGACGTTATAACGCCCGCGGATATCCTTTCCCGCAAGTTGTCCCAGCTCGTCCTCGTCGAGAGGCCTGTGGATCCCCAGGGCAACGATGATAGTGACGTCATCATCCCTCACACCCGATCGTGCCAGTTCGTCCAGGAGAGGCGGCAGGTAGACGCTGACTCCGGCCCTGCGGGTAAGGTCAGGCACAACCAGGGCGACCTTCTGCCCTTTCCGGGCCACATCAGCGAGACGGGGACATCCCACCGGATTTTCGAGGGCGCGGATCACCTCGGCAGTACTGTCAATCCGACCGGGGAAAGGGCCGGGCTCGACAAGGCGCGCCTTGCCGTCCCATTTATCGGGGAATTCGAGGTGGCTGGTGCCGTAGGGAAGGTTCATAGGAGAAGTTTACAGTTCACGGTTCAGGATTCACTATTCACGGCCTGCCAGCCGTAGCCTTGGCGTAGGCTGGTTCACGGTTCACTGCCCTTTCGGCCACACCTTCTCAAACCCCTCCCCGTTCCACCGGACGAGGTAATTCGGGGGGTTGTTCTGGTTGGTGTGACCGCCACGATCCGGGAACGTAACGTAGCCGTATGGTGTCGAGATCCCCATGGCTCCGAGGGTTTCCTTCAGAGCCTCCGTTTCCAGGCCGCCCCCGTGCCTGAGAGCCTGGACGGCGACAAGCACCGCCGCGTAGGCCTGGGCTCCGTGGTAGTCGGGTAACGTGCCGAACCTTTCCACATAGTCATTGTTGTACCGCTGGGAGGCCGGACCGGAGGAGGACAGCCACAGCGACGGCGCCAGGACCCCGGCGCATCCTTCGCCGCAAGCCGCAAGTGATCCGCCAAGAGAGGATGCCGGCACAAGGTTAAAAGGCCCATATTTACTTTTAAGGCGCCCTGTCAACCCGGTAACGATCCTCGTGTCATCCGGGGGAAAGGCGCACAGAAAAACGGCGTCCGGTTTTAACGTTTCCAGAGCCTTGAAACTCTCCTCAAGGTTCATGGTGCCCGGTTCGAAAGATCCTTCCCACACCAGCTCCCACCCTTTTTCCCTGACCGACTCCCTCACGGCGTCGGCCATGCTAGATCCAAAGTCGGACGGCTCGTGCCAGAGGGCCACCTTTTTCGGATCGATGACGGCCGCGGCATACTCGAGGGCCGCGGCCGGATACTCGGATCGGGGAGGCGCCACGCGGAAAAGGTAGCTGTACCCTTTCCGGGTGATCCCGTCATTTGAGCCGGTAATGGACACAAGGGGCAGGTTTCGATACTGGCAGCGCTCGGCCATGGCGTCGATGACCTTTGAGCTTCCTCCCCCAAGAACGAGGGGGTAAGCCTTGTCATTGACAAAATGGTCTATGATGGCCCGTATATCGGATACCCGGCCGCCGCTGTCCCTGATGTCGAGTTTCAGATCCTGACCGTCGATGCCGCCTCTTCTGTTCACCCCTTCCACGGCGAGGGTCATGGAATTTTTCTGCATGTGTCCCAGCGCCGCCTGGGCACCCGACAGAGGCAGGATCACCCCCACGACCACCTCTTCGGCGCCGCTCACGCAAGGTGCCGCCATCACGGCCATAAGGGCAGCGAAAAGGACCGGCGATCGGAGGAGATGTTTCATGAGGTTTGTCACCTGGTCCGGGTGCCGGCCATGGAAGAGGCAAGCCGGAGGGCCTCTGTCAGGCTCCCGGGGTCGGCCAGACCTTTACCGGCAATATCGAAAGCCGTCCCGTGGTCCACGGAAGTCCTGATAATTGGCAGGCCCAGGGTCACATTGACCCCCGATTCGAAAGCGAGAAGCTTAAGCGGGATGTGGCCCTGGTCATGGTACATGGCGATCACCGCGTCATACTTGCCCCGGTGCATCTTCAGGAACACGACATCCGGCGGTATGGGGCCTTCGACGCGAATCCCCATTTCCCTGGCCGTCCGGATAGCAGGAATGATGATCTCTTTCTCCTCGGCCCCGAAGATGCCGCTTTCCCCGGCGTGGGGGTTAAGACCCGCGACGGCAAAGGAGGGCGTTTTCAGACCCATTTTTTTTAACGCGGCGTCCCCGAGTTCCAGCACCCTCACGATCCGCTCGATGGTAACCCGGGACGGAACCATGGCGACGGGGATGTGGGTGGTCACGTGCAGGGCTCTCATGGGACCGGCGACGAGCATCATCACCGTGTCCTGTGCCCCGGTGCGATAAGCCAGGACCTCCGTGTGCCCGGGAAAGTCGTGCCCGGCCAGATGGATCGCCTCCTTGTTGATGGGGGCGGTGACGATGGCGTCGATCTTTCCCTCCATGGAAAGATCGATGGCCTTTACAAGACACTGGTAAGCGCACTCGCCGCTCACAGCGCTCAACCGGCCGAAGGGGATCGTTTCATCGCCGAGGGGTACGTTCAGGACCGGTACGTGGTCCCTGATCTCATCAGCCTTCTCGATGCTTTCAACAACCTTGTACCTGGTGGAACTCCTGGCTTTTTCGGCGCCTGCCCGAAGCCGCTCGATGTCCCCTACGACAACGACGCTGCGGCCGACAGGCTTCTCCTCCAAAGCCAGAGCGATGATCTCCGGCCCCACTCCGGCTGCGTCTCCCATGGTGAGGGCCAGGACCGGCCTTTTATTCGCCATTCCCCGGCTCACATCGACTCCTTGATGACCGTGTTGGTGAGCACTCCGATCCCGTCCACAGCCACCGACACCTCGTCCCCCTCCGACAAGGCCCCGACACCTTCCGGAGTCCCTGTCGCGATGACGTCCCCCGGCATGAGGGTCATGACCGAGGTGATGAACTCCACAAGGATGGCGGGGTTAAAGAGCATTGTAGAGGTCTGATCGTCCTGACGGACCTCGGAGTTGACCACGGTGGTAATGCGGACATCTCCGGGATCAAGTTCCGTCTCGATCCATGGTCCCATGGGGCAGAAGGTGTCAAAGCTCTTGCCCCTTGAAAACTGGACGTCCTTACGCTGCAGGTCCCGGGCGGTCACGTCGTTGATGATCGTGTATCCGAGGATATATTGGTCCGCGGCATCCCTGTGGACCCTTCTGCAGCGGCGCCCTATGACCACCGCGAGTTCTCCTTCGAAGTCGACGCGGTTCGATTCAGGCGGAAGCACGATCCGGTCTTCCGGGGCGATGACCGCACTCGGGGCCTTGAGGAAGATGAGCGGCTCGGAAGGAATATC is part of the bacterium genome and encodes:
- the larA gene encoding nickel-dependent lactate racemase, with translation MNLPYGTSHLEFPDKWDGKARLVEPGPFPGRIDSTAEVIRALENPVGCPRLADVARKGQKVALVVPDLTRRAGVSVYLPPLLDELARSGVRDDDVTIIVALGIHRPLDEDELGQLAGKDIRGRYNVVNHEADKHGSNLHMGNTVRGLPVELNRTVAEADRVVLTGSVTYHYFAGYGGGRKSLLPGVASRKSCEAHHRMVVDYRRGKLQGELGPGILEGNPVHGAMLEACLMAPPIFILNTVTEPGGSIIGAAAGELIQAHLDACRRHDIFYRKEIKEPSRLVIASAGGHPRDVNFVQAHKGLYSAHRTVAADGVVILAARCPEGTGNPDFIRWFERCRTEEQWLDELERRYQINGQTAFSTWLRVKAVPTVLISELPPDLVKIMGMIPAGDPVEALQRAGEIL
- a CDS encoding ABC transporter substrate-binding protein, translated to MKHLLRSPVLFAALMAVMAAPCVSGAEEVVVGVILPLSGAQAALGHMQKNSMTLAVEGVNRRGGIDGQDLKLDIRDSGGRVSDIRAIIDHFVNDKAYPLVLGGGSSKVIDAMAERCQYRNLPLVSITGSNDGITRKGYSYLFRVAPPRSEYPAAALEYAAAVIDPKKVALWHEPSDFGSSMADAVRESVREKGWELVWEGSFEPGTMNLEESFKALETLKPDAVFLCAFPPDDTRIVTGLTGRLKSKYGPFNLVPASSLGGSLAACGEGCAGVLAPSLWLSSSGPASQRYNNDYVERFGTLPDYHGAQAYAAVLVAVQALRHGGGLETEALKETLGAMGISTPYGYVTFPDRGGHTNQNNPPNYLVRWNGEGFEKVWPKGQ
- the pdxA gene encoding 4-hydroxythreonine-4-phosphate dehydrogenase PdxA; this translates as MANKRPVLALTMGDAAGVGPEIIALALEEKPVGRSVVVVGDIERLRAGAEKARSSTRYKVVESIEKADEIRDHVPVLNVPLGDETIPFGRLSAVSGECAYQCLVKAIDLSMEGKIDAIVTAPINKEAIHLAGHDFPGHTEVLAYRTGAQDTVMMLVAGPMRALHVTTHIPVAMVPSRVTIERIVRVLELGDAALKKMGLKTPSFAVAGLNPHAGESGIFGAEEKEIIIPAIRTAREMGIRVEGPIPPDVVFLKMHRGKYDAVIAMYHDQGHIPLKLLAFESGVNVTLGLPIIRTSVDHGTAFDIAGKGLADPGSLTEALRLASSMAGTRTR
- a CDS encoding fumarylacetoacetate hydrolase family protein, whose translation is MRLLRFLPPLGYDSIGNHAPDGEPLWGLVEGEWVVCLDSPPFDGLPVPGKARYPLREVRIAAPVQPGKIVAVGMNYEGHIREMGHDIPSEPLIFLKAPSAVIAPEDRIVLPPESNRVDFEGELAVVIGRRCRRVHRDAADQYILGYTIINDVTARDLQRKDVQFSRGKSFDTFCPMGPWIETELDPGDVRITTVVNSEVRQDDQTSTMLFNPAILVEFITSVMTLMPGDVIATGTPEGVGALSEGDEVSVAVDGIGVLTNTVIKESM